Proteins found in one Nitratiruptor sp. SB155-2 genomic segment:
- a CDS encoding NADH-quinone oxidoreductase subunit G, whose protein sequence is MSEKIKITIDGKECETVAGEYVLNVARANGIFIPAICYLTSCSPTLACRLCLVEADGKQVYACNAKAKDGMNIVTVTENILKERRAIMEVYDVNHPLECGVCDQSGECELQNYTLEMKVDEQHYAIRDTYRPVKKWNFIHYDSSLCIVCERCVTVCKDMIGDAALKTVPRGGDKLGKEWKDEMPKDAYAMWNKLQKSIIGAVTGEELDCTWCGECISVCPVGALVSEDYHYTTNSWELTKIPAACAHCSATCHMYYETKHTSIENPEPKIYRVTNEFHYQPLCGAGRFGFDFENKATKDEKAFEKALKAFKKADTIRFTSYITNEEALILQKLKEKFGYKLINEDAKQYKQFLDNFSQYSGKSLPTADVKTVHHSQFVVSIGTALKSDNPRVRFAFNNAVKMNKGGGIYFHPIKDPVIESLGKTVVPVYHKPLKEEAALYLILQEFADKEKLPKYVKEYLDSLIVTKTKEVEETIKEKVVEIVEETVVDEKTGEEKKVEKKVEKEVPKKVKKEVEYQVSKLYEMLDASEDLMDKLGKVLSKAEKFTLILGEDLYGHPRAENIARLAGLIDRFTEFDVMIIPPKTNSLGVALICDLDDEGGAYSIGYNTKGNFTLSALGDGDLDMPALNQQEGTFTNIDRRVVPTNVALPYEGYVLNDIARALEVSDKEYTIEFTKELPQEKGYQPIEFDDLPNEFLNDGSERRGYVIEPQRVNLSRKNVEPIAELPEFNGTVIYRCEPVLQFSPFTNKAHQLTESAKLYASETFLNELGLQEGDKVNIQKDDTNITVEVALDDKIGSGAYIGTFDKNIDISPLFAGYRFSEVQIQKV, encoded by the coding sequence ATGAGTGAAAAGATTAAGATTACGATAGATGGAAAAGAGTGTGAAACCGTAGCAGGTGAGTATGTTCTCAATGTTGCCAGGGCCAATGGTATCTTTATCCCTGCCATCTGTTACCTAACAAGTTGCTCTCCAACATTGGCATGTAGGCTATGCCTCGTAGAAGCTGACGGTAAACAGGTTTATGCATGTAACGCCAAAGCCAAAGATGGCATGAATATCGTTACCGTTACGGAAAATATTCTCAAAGAGCGCCGCGCCATAATGGAAGTGTATGATGTGAACCACCCGCTGGAGTGTGGCGTATGTGATCAAAGTGGCGAATGCGAGTTGCAAAACTACACATTAGAGATGAAAGTGGATGAGCAGCACTACGCCATTCGAGACACCTATAGACCTGTCAAAAAATGGAATTTTATCCATTATGACTCTTCACTTTGTATCGTTTGTGAACGTTGTGTAACTGTATGTAAAGATATGATAGGCGACGCGGCACTCAAAACCGTTCCAAGAGGCGGGGACAAACTTGGCAAAGAGTGGAAAGACGAGATGCCAAAAGATGCCTATGCCATGTGGAACAAGCTTCAAAAATCGATTATCGGAGCGGTAACAGGCGAAGAGCTCGATTGTACTTGGTGTGGTGAGTGTATCAGTGTTTGTCCGGTTGGAGCACTTGTTAGTGAAGATTATCACTATACAACCAACTCTTGGGAACTTACGAAAATTCCAGCGGCCTGTGCACATTGTAGTGCTACGTGCCACATGTACTATGAAACAAAACATACCTCCATCGAAAACCCAGAACCAAAAATCTATCGTGTCACAAATGAGTTCCATTATCAGCCACTCTGTGGTGCAGGACGGTTCGGATTCGATTTTGAGAACAAAGCCACAAAAGACGAAAAAGCATTTGAAAAGGCTTTAAAAGCTTTCAAGAAAGCGGATACCATTCGATTTACTTCCTATATCACCAATGAAGAGGCGTTGATCCTCCAAAAACTGAAAGAGAAATTTGGTTACAAGCTTATCAATGAAGATGCTAAGCAGTATAAACAGTTTTTAGACAACTTCAGCCAATATAGTGGAAAATCTCTACCAACAGCGGATGTGAAAACAGTGCATCACAGTCAATTTGTAGTTTCTATAGGGACAGCGCTGAAAAGTGACAATCCAAGAGTGCGATTTGCATTTAACAATGCTGTGAAAATGAACAAAGGCGGAGGGATCTATTTCCACCCAATAAAAGATCCTGTCATTGAATCTCTTGGCAAAACTGTTGTTCCTGTTTATCATAAACCTTTGAAAGAGGAAGCTGCGCTCTATCTCATTTTGCAAGAGTTTGCAGATAAAGAGAAATTACCAAAATATGTGAAAGAGTATCTTGACTCATTGATCGTTACGAAAACCAAAGAGGTAGAAGAGACCATCAAAGAAAAAGTAGTGGAAATTGTAGAAGAAACAGTTGTTGACGAAAAAACGGGCGAAGAGAAAAAAGTCGAGAAGAAAGTGGAGAAAGAGGTCCCCAAAAAGGTTAAAAAAGAGGTTGAGTATCAGGTAAGCAAACTTTATGAGATGCTAGATGCGTCTGAAGACCTGATGGACAAACTAGGTAAAGTACTATCGAAAGCTGAAAAATTCACACTGATTCTCGGGGAGGATTTGTACGGGCATCCGAGAGCGGAGAATATAGCGCGATTGGCTGGGTTGATCGATCGATTCACAGAGTTTGATGTGATGATCATACCACCTAAGACGAACAGTCTCGGCGTTGCGCTCATATGCGATTTGGATGATGAGGGCGGTGCATACAGTATAGGGTACAACACGAAAGGGAACTTTACACTGAGTGCTTTGGGTGACGGCGATTTGGATATGCCGGCTCTCAATCAGCAAGAGGGGACTTTTACCAATATCGATAGACGGGTAGTACCGACAAACGTGGCATTGCCATATGAGGGTTATGTACTGAATGACATTGCAAGAGCTCTTGAGGTGAGCGATAAAGAGTATACCATCGAATTTACAAAAGAGCTGCCACAAGAGAAAGGGTATCAACCAATAGAGTTTGACGATCTGCCAAACGAGTTTTTGAATGATGGAAGCGAGCGGCGAGGATACGTGATCGAGCCACAGAGAGTGAATCTGTCAAGGAAGAACGTAGAGCCGATAGCTGAACTGCCTGAATTCAATGGTACAGTGATCTATCGCTGCGAGCCTGTATTGCAGTTTAGCCCTTTCACCAACAAAGCACATCAGTTGACAGAGAGTGCAAAACTGTATGCAAGTGAAACATTTTTGAATGAATTGGGCCTTCAAGAGGGCGATAAAGTAAACATTCAAAAAGATGATACTAATATTACAGTAGAAGTTGCCCTTGACGACAAAATTGGATCGGGAGCCTATATAGGCACATTTGATAAGAACATTGATATATCACCGCTATTTGCGGGATATCGATTTAGCGAAGTACAAATTCAAAAGGTGTGA
- the nuoH gene encoding NADH-quinone oxidoreductase subunit NuoH, whose amino-acid sequence MDAAFVIATIIKILIVLGLFSALAGFGTYVERKVLAFMQRRLGPMHVGPYGLLQVLADGIKLFTKEDFIPQGAVRPVFMIAPVITAATAFIAMAAIPMFPEFTIGGYTVKPIISDINVGLLFVLGVMAAGLYGPLLAGMSSGNKWALLGAARTAIQFLSYEVVTGLSVLAPVMIVGSISLVDFNNYQAGGMGNWLIWKQPLAFVLFLIAGYAETNRTPFDLLEHEAEVISGYATEYSGMRWGMFFIGEYANMFTIGFLVSLIFLGGFNDWGFIPGAIAILIKVFFFFFLFLWTRASWPHVRPDQLMWLCWKVLMPLAVINVVITGIVMSI is encoded by the coding sequence ATGGATGCAGCGTTTGTAATAGCAACCATCATTAAGATACTGATCGTACTGGGACTCTTTTCAGCACTAGCTGGATTTGGTACCTATGTGGAAAGAAAAGTGCTTGCATTTATGCAGCGTCGTCTTGGTCCGATGCACGTTGGACCATACGGTTTACTGCAGGTTCTTGCCGATGGTATCAAGCTCTTTACAAAAGAGGATTTTATACCGCAAGGAGCGGTTCGACCTGTTTTTATGATAGCTCCTGTCATTACGGCTGCTACTGCTTTTATCGCTATGGCGGCGATTCCGATGTTTCCAGAATTTACAATCGGCGGATATACTGTTAAACCGATCATTTCTGACATCAATGTTGGGTTACTCTTTGTTTTAGGTGTTATGGCTGCAGGGCTGTATGGACCACTTCTAGCCGGTATGTCTTCCGGAAACAAATGGGCGTTACTCGGTGCTGCCCGGACTGCAATCCAGTTTTTAAGCTATGAAGTTGTAACCGGACTTTCTGTATTGGCACCAGTGATGATAGTAGGATCCATCTCGTTGGTAGATTTTAACAATTACCAGGCAGGAGGCATGGGAAATTGGCTTATTTGGAAACAGCCTCTTGCATTTGTGCTTTTCTTGATTGCGGGATATGCGGAGACAAACAGAACGCCGTTTGATTTACTCGAACATGAAGCGGAAGTGATCTCAGGGTATGCTACAGAGTACAGCGGTATGCGATGGGGGATGTTTTTTATTGGTGAATATGCAAACATGTTCACGATAGGATTTTTGGTTAGTCTCATTTTTCTTGGCGGATTTAACGATTGGGGATTTATTCCAGGCGCAATCGCAATTTTGATCAAAGTCTTTTTCTTTTTCTTTCTTTTCTTGTGGACAAGAGCATCTTGGCCACATGTGCGACCGGATCAATTGATGTGGCTCTGCTGGAAAGTTTTGATGCCGCTAGCAGTGATCAATGTTGTGATTACCGGCATTGTGATGAGTATCTAA